The proteins below come from a single Hippocampus zosterae strain Florida chromosome 5, ASM2543408v3, whole genome shotgun sequence genomic window:
- the psenen gene encoding gamma-secretase subunit PEN-2, translating to MNLERLPNEEKLGLCRKYYLGGFAFLPFLWLVNVVWFFREAFVKPAYTEQLQIKTYVKRSALGLLLWVAVLTTWITIYQHYRAQWGEVGDYISFTIPLGIP from the exons ATGAATCTGGAAAGACTGCCGAATGAGGAGAAACTTGGACTTTGCAGAAAATATTATCTTG GTGGATTTGCTTTTCTGCCATTCCTTTGGCTTGTCAACGTTGTTTGGTTTTTCCGAGAAGCTTTTGTAAAACCAGCCTACACTGAACAACTGCAGATCAAAACAT ATGTCAAGCGCTCAGCACTGGGGTTGCTGTTATGGGTTGCAGTACTCACCACTTGGATCACCATTTACCAGCACTACAGGGCCCagtggggggaggtgggggactaCATCTCCTTCACAATTCCACTAGGAATTCCTTaa
- the hspb6 gene encoding LOW QUALITY PROTEIN: heat shock protein beta-6 (The sequence of the model RefSeq protein was modified relative to this genomic sequence to represent the inferred CDS: deleted 2 bases in 1 codon; substituted 1 base at 1 genomic stop codon), whose protein sequence is MQLQYITRLCSAARSRSHSKSHSAXGTLDTQLHSTEEKDLTMDFIQPSTLPVGGIQWEKVLPTLFPRLHETYGQYSWTPQLLMPEIDSTTAAEAICDDSGFKVQVDVKLFNPKDLLVKVVGDFVEVQGRHQEEKKDSPGMTTRQFNRRYRIPKGVDTMALESAVSPDGVLIISAPMLQTETSRSQPFS, encoded by the exons ATGCAACTCCAGTATATAACACGGCTATGCTCAGCAGCCCGGAGT CGCAGCCACTCAAAATCACACTCGGCATAAGGAACACTTGATACTCAACTACACTCCACTGAAGAGAAAG atctGACAATGGATTTTATCCAACCGTCCACACTCCCCGTTGGTGGCATCCAATGGGAGAAGGTTTTACCCACGCTTTTTCCTCGTCTCCATGAGACTTACGGACAATATAGCTGGACACCCCAACTGCTAATGCCAGAGATTGATAGTACCACGGCTGCAGAG GCAATTTGTGATGATAGTGGATTTAAAGTTCAAGTGGATGTCAAACTTTTCAACCCCAAGGATCTCCTGGTCAAGGTGGTAGGAGATTTTGTAGAGGTACAAGGGAGGCACCAAGAAGAAAAG AAAGATAGTCCTGGGATGACAACACGGCAGTTTAACCGGCGCTATCGAATTCCAAAGGGAGTAGACACCATGGCTCTGGAATCAGCAGTTTCCCCAGACGGTGTCCTTATCATATCTGCACCCATGCTGCAAACAGAGACGTCCAGGTCTCAGCCATTCTCATAA